The following is a genomic window from Caldisericia bacterium.
ATCGTTATTCTTGTTTTTTGTTGTAGTATAATTTCTTCTTTTACATTCAGTACATTCTAAGGTTATTATAATTCTCATAATTCACCTACTCAATAAGTTTTGAAACAACACCTGCTCCAACAGTTCT
Proteins encoded in this region:
- the rpmG gene encoding 50S ribosomal protein L33; the encoded protein is MRIIITLECTECKRRNYTTTKNKNNDPNRLELKKYCPWCKKHTLHREVK